The proteins below are encoded in one region of Antennarius striatus isolate MH-2024 chromosome 7, ASM4005453v1, whole genome shotgun sequence:
- the erich3 gene encoding glutamate-rich protein 3: protein MSHLNPGLISAYNSLTDKHLAGYFSNIRIRRHLQRAGLITRSGRIVPDKEYRHKQIQRTHQRHVRECLAQAIFHQVLEMERVHQIEIKRRLEEFARRERVNKIKVECSKRYEEDFTRILSPHPPSGPRRLRKQNSGPEGENSESSESPGSSRPNTAPEKLQRPVRLKPIHSDSTTATLRHGSPYRPPEASNESGQLFPSSMEFRRRLARPEASHSISPYCLPVINNFVTPVPPATKRKESRTKVTSSIALRSRRFRPATSFSGAEFNEDPPITRSSVHQSRVSVNMMYLGKTVHLSRDLTDSRDEVKVFQQHCGGENLCVYKGMLHEGETFRFISRRHRGFPFSLTFFLNGLQVERVSSCCEFKHRKGSRLGGRHRHFGFSGVEGASPCYKCIIAMGLDKKPTPPPKRLKEDGGRDKSVFSPQDAPQVKTEETRQDPASHSECETSQSQVREVKEDTAEEEDNIRHDYEEDFEADNEDPAEDAQTKAKKSPSPSCDSQRQVNEKERDSETEDEKDEDIKSTSASSFSGSDREDSDETDKDSGENEKVEKPKADFKRDQTDEQNPVAASPTEAESAVAKDSAGDSTEIDMSDTSVPSENKNKQNDDTSEDKEVEKMVDKNKHEEEPERAKSVQEKLAEAILKESQRSSEPELSDTSTEEEEDLVNKGPQKDSKDVLPEKAMMCAEQQQNLLEETYNLKEHEDETKQELLQKSNGPEAASVKEDKEDEKAESVENTAVNNEAELPENRSSFSVHEEEKRDQTTEAEEDAADKSTDGTEKEEDKRERTEADADKHLSEPGEEAAGCDECESHVSEPDKKIDETVASNNPEVEAMTTNQTKEMTGEASEEPVALVCEEAPVTNTDQRQQGHSEEQEAAADTQVTTDNSSSSMEGSGDTIVEKSAEINEDKSQPESNKADIEEEEVSEAGAGKEQEISDVGEEQAGKSLNIDNKVENKSEDECKEEEKPTNPDELAEADDGEENKVDDNERKSDSNDEGKAPEQVEKTGCKEDKAANEERADEPEKTRKDEDNNSVQMENHTEGNEQNEADKNIQVENITDANTTDNEKDDEVVENQNETEAEPSVAAMNKYSGDSEEVVAGPAEEEIIETAEEPEKKMTEDNVKTPDENSTLDIEAANVATTVETVKAVEAEDVKREKGSDKSQNGEIDAENGEISSRTDNKSQVEGEAESEMENPVKTAGNTANVNESKEEIEVTVKSGAEDCEDDNVDQSCDTDVAKVEAKVGHNKKDGSGEYNCESKTSDTDIEEPKGCEETKQDENGNLSDHDPQNRDSALIKNSTDIESDITEAKVLSLGDEEQLIPITADLDGTAPKLEESTKPSRTDGDPLTGENTAAVDLSGVNGEDENAEALSKASEEGQSLLLKPQRQSSPNTQNMAANTEAMVSGSKGTPEDLGGEDNIDLVKNWVTMHQASKYFETFVEPLEDLKESDAQESNPSEAAKLSGSESKVKITKMDENTQKQIAIDANESRDKTIEEGSEFKSHHSEDKLSVKDTEPEAESEQNKCVKGQDVRLEEHKGSRGSLEEGKPKETSMLDNPEQSDVSRIEVESSLDTHHTVSSDRPEISSEIPTEEKATENDPDLNEKQNDEERKDVLPSSETEKSPGGLSESDRKEQRYTKEMEMTNSQGDGSHDDLRHNDAQLKSSVVSINSDGRKMRLIRNIQHTLSKDHLSTFSADETQFGHSSYPLLTAARAQSEH, encoded by the exons ATGAGTCATCTTAATCCAGG ACTTATTTCAGCCTACAACAGTTTGACAGACAAACATCTCGCCGGATACTTCAGCAACATTCGAATCAGGAGGCACCTGCAGAGAGCAGGACTG ATCACCAGGAGTGGGCGGATCGTTCCAGATAAGGAGTACAGACACAAGCAGATCCAGAGAACCCACCAGAGACACGTTCGAGAATGCTTGGCTCAGGCCATTTTCCACCAGGTGCTCGAGATGGAG CGTGTCCATCAAATAGAGATCAAACGGAGACTGGAGGAGTTTGCAAGGAGGGAAAGAGTGAATAAGATCAAG GTGGAGTGCTCGAAGAGATATGAAGAAGACTTCACCCGTATCCTCTCTCCTCACCCACCCTCGGGTCCCAGGCGCCTCCGGAAACAGAACTCTGGGCCTGAAGGGGAGAATTCTGAATCCTCTGAGTCT CCGGGCTCTTCTCGACCCAACACGGCTCCAGAGAAGCTGCAGCGGCCGGTGCGTCTGAAACCGATCCACAGTGACAGCACCACAGCTACGCTAAGACACGGCTCCCCTTACAGACCCCCGGAGGCCTCCAATGAGAGCGGGCAGCTGTTCCCCTCCTCT ATGGAGTTCCGCAGACGTTTGGCCAGACCGGAGGCCTCCCATAGCATCTCACCCTACTGCCTACCGGTCATCAACAACTTTGTCACCCCGGTGCCTCCAGCCACAAAGAGGAAAGAGAGCAGGACGAAGGTCACCTCCAGCATCGCGCTTAGAAGCCGCAGATTTCGTCCTGCCACCTCCTTCAGTGGAGCTGAATTTAATGAG GACCCCCCCATCACGAGGAGCTCTGTGCACCAGAGCAGAGTGTCCGTCAACATGATGTACTTGGGCAAAACGGTGCATCTGTCCCGTGACCTGACCGACAGCAGGGACGAGGTCAAGGTGTTTCAGCAGCACTGTGGAGGAGAGAACCTGTGTGTTTACAAAGGCATGCTCCATGAAGGGG AGACTTTCCGATTCATTTCAAGACGACACAGAGGTTTCCCCTTCAGCTTGACCTTCTTCCTCAACGGGCTGCAGGTGGAGCGGGTGAGCTCCTGCTGCGAGTTCAAACACAGGAAAGGCTCCAGACTCGGTGGCAGACACAGACACTTTGGTTTCTCCGGTGTGGAGGGAGCTTCTCCCTGCTACAA GTGTATCATAGCGATGGGGCTGGACAAGAAGCCCACTCCTCCACCAAAGAGGCTCaaagaggatggaggaagagacaAGTCAGTGTTCAGCCCACAAGATGCTCCTCAGGTGAAGACAGAGGAGACGAGACAGGATCCTGCATCCCACTCAGAGTGTgaaaccagccaatcacaggtcaGGGAGGTCAAAGAAGACACAGCTGAAGAGGAGGACAACATCAGACATG ATTATGAGGAAGACTTTGAAGCAGACAATGAAGACCCTGCAGAAGATGCACAGACAAAGGCAAAGAAATCCCCGTCTCCATCCTGTGACTCACAAAGGCAGGTTAATGAGAAAGAGCGAGACTCAGAGACTGAGGACGAGAAGGACG AAGATATAAAGTCAACTTCAGCTTCCAGTTTCTCAGGCAGTGACCGAGAAGATAGTGATGAAACTGACAAAGACTCTGGAGAGAATGAGAAAGTGGAGAAGCCCAAAGCAGATTTCAAACGAGACCAAACTGATGAACAAAATCCAGTAGCAGCCAGTCCTACTGAAGCCGAGTCTGCTGTAGCCAAAGACAGTGCAGGAGACAGCACAGAGATAGACATGTCTGACACCAGCGTTCCCTCAGAGAACaagaataaacagaatgatgACACCTCAGAAGACAAAGAAGTTGAGAAAATGGTAGATAAGAACAAACATGAGGAGGAACCGGAGAGGG CTAAATCTGTACAGGAGAAGCTGGCGGAGGCCATTCTGAAGGAGTCCCAGCGCAGCTCTGAACCCGAGCTGAGCGACACTAGcactgaagaggaagaggacttAGTAAATAAAGGCCCACAAAAGGACAGCAAAG ATGTGCTTCCAGAGAAAGCGATGATGTGTGCAGAACAGCAGCAGAACCTCCTAGAGGAGACATATAATCTGAAAGAacatgaagatgaaacaaagcagGAGCTCCTTCAGAAAAGTAATGGTCCTGAAGCTGCCAGCGTCAAAGAAGACAAGGAAGATGAGAAAGCCGAATCGGTAGAAAACACAGCAGTGAACAATGAAGCAGAGCTACCAGAGAACAGAAGTTCATTTTCTGTCCATGAAGAGGAAAAGCGTGACCAGACTACAGAGGCTGAAGAAGATGCAGCAGATAAATCTACTGATGGtacagagaaggaggaggacaagagagagagaactgaaGCTGATGCTGACAAACATCTGAGTGAACCAGGGGAAGAGGCAGCAGGTTGTGATGAATGTGAGTCACACGTATCAGAGCCGGATAAAAAGATTGATGAGACAGTAGCGTCAAATAATCCAGAAGTGGAGGCGATGACAACAAACCAGACGAAGGAGATGACAGGAGAGGCTTCAGAGGAGCCAGTGGCCCTCGTGTGTGAAGAGGCACCTGTAACCAACACAGACCAGAGGCAACAGGGACACAGCGAAGAGCAGGAGGCGGCGGCAGACACACAAGTCACCACGGACAATTCAAGCAGCTCGATGGAGGGCAGCGGAGACACCATAGTAGAAAAATCAGCAGAAATAAATGAGGATAAATCACAGCCCGAGAGCAATAAAGCTGATattgaagaagaggaggtgtcAGAAGCAGGAGCTGGAAAAGAACAAGAAATATCTGATGTGGGTGAAGAACAGGCAGGAAAGTCTTTAAACATAGATAATAAGGTAGAGAATAAATCTGAAGACGAATgcaaggaggaagaaaagcCTACAAACCCAGACGAGCTAGCAGAAGCTGACGATGGTGAGGAAAACAAAGTGGACGATAATGAGCGTAAAAGTGACTCCAACGATGAAGGAAAGGCCCCCGAACAAGTTGAAAAAACTGGTTGCAAAGAAGATAAAGCTGCAAATGAAGAGAGGGCAGATGAACCAGAAAAAACAAGGAAAGATGAAGACAATAATTCAGTCCAAATGGAGAATCACACAGAaggaaatgaacaaaatgaagcTGATAAAAATATTCAGGTTGAGAATATTACTGATGCAAACACAACTGATAATGAAAAAGATGATGAAGTAGTAGAAAATCAAAATGAGACTGAGGCTGAACCAAGTGTTGCTGCAATGAATAAATATAGTGGGGACTCTGAAGAGGTGGTAGCCGGACCTGCAGAGGAAGAGATAATCGAGACTGCAGAAgaacctgagaaaaaaatgactgaagATAATGTCAAAACACCTGATGAAAACAGTACGTTGGACATTGAGGCAGCAAATGTAGCAACAACTGTGGAGACAGTCAAGGCAGTGGAGGCTGAGGAtgtgaagagagaaaaaggaagtgACAAGAGTCAAAATGGAGAAATTGATGCTGAAAACGGAGagatttcttccagaacagacAACAAATCTCAGGTTGAAGGAGAGGCTGAAAGTGAGATGGAAAATCCTGTGAAAACAGCTGGAAACACAGCAAACGTAAATGAGAGCAAAGAGGAAATAGAAGTAACTGTGAAATCTGGAGCTGAAGACTGTGAAGATGACAATGTCGATCAGTCTTGTGACACCGATGTGGCTAAGGTTGAAGCCAAAGTAGGGCACAACAAGAAAGATGGGTCCGGTGAATACAACTGTGAATCAAAGACATCTGACACAGACATAGAAGAACCAAAAGGCTGTGAGGAAACCAAACAAGATGAAAATGGTAACTTGTCTGACCATGATCCTCAGAACAGAGATTCAGCTTTGATCAAAAACAGCACTGACATTGAGAGTGACATCACTGAAGCGAAAGTTCTTTCTTTAGGTGATGAGGAACAATTAATACCCATTACTGCAGATTTAGATGGTACCGCTCCCAAGTTAGAAGAATCAACAAAACCATCCAGAACAGACGGAGACCCACTAACCGGTGAAAACACTGCTGCTGTTGACCTTTCTGGTGTGAATGGAGAAGATGAAAATGCGGAGGCATTGAGCAAGGCCTCAGAGGAAGGACAGAGTCTTCTCCTCAAACCCCAAAGGCAGTCATCACCCAATACACAAAACATGGCTGCAAACACAGAAGCAATGGTTTCAGGAAGTAAGGGTACTCCAGAGGACCTTGGGGGAGAGGACAACATAGACCTGGTCAAAAACTGGGTGACCATGCATCAAGCATCCAAGTATTTTGAGACGTTTGTTGAACCTTTAGAAGACCTGAAGGAATCAGATGCTCAAGAATCAAACCCTTCAGAGGCTGCAAAGTTGTCGGGATCAGAAAGTAAAGTGAAGATTACAAAAATGGAtgagaacacacaaaaacaaatagcTATAGATGCCAATGAATCAAGAGATAAAACCATAGAGGAAGGGTCAGAATTTAAGAGCCATCACTCTGAAGATAAACTCTCTGTCAAAGACACAGAACCAGAGGCAGAGAGTGAACAAAATAAGTGTGTGAAAGGACAGGATGTAAGATTAGAGGAGCACAAAGGAAGCAGGGGATCCTTGGAAGAAGGTAAACCTAAAGAAACTTCAATGCTGGATAACCCGGAACAGAGTGACGTTTCCAGAATAGAAGTGGAAAGCAGTTTAGATACTCATCATACAGTAAGCAGCGACAGGCCTGAGATCAGCTCTGAGATTCCAACAGAGGAGAAAGCTACTGAGAATGATCCAGacttgaatgaaaaacaaaacgatGAAGAGAGGAAAGATGTGCTGCCTTCATCTGAAACAGAAAAGAGCCCAGGAGGACTTTCTGAATCGGACAGGAAAGAACAGAGATACACAAAGGAAATGGAAATGACCAATTCCCAAGGCGATGGCAGCCATGATGACCTTCGCCATAACGACGCACAACTTAAATCATCAGTTGTGAGCATCAACAGTGACGGAAGAAAAATGCGACTGATCCGAAATATCCAGCACACTCTCAGTAAAGACCATCTGAGCACCTTCTCAGCTGATGAAACACAGTTTGGTCACAGCTCATATCCTCTGCTGACGGCTGCAAGAGCACAGAGCGAGCATTAG